In a single window of the Necator americanus strain Aroian chromosome X, whole genome shotgun sequence genome:
- a CDS encoding hypothetical protein (NECATOR_CHRX.G25266.T1) gives MDQRPTNQRDSSRSQRTAVLSVINACDLVMSFAQELTIKVTYLEAAAAVERIERKDELKPIRQSPHELPVPVADCHQHRK, from the exons ATGGATCAGCGGCCAACTAATCAACGTGATTCCAGTAGAAGCCAGAGGACTGCAGTCCTCTCCGTAATCAATGCGTGCGATTTAGTAATGTCGTTTGCCCAAGAGTTGACAATCAA ggtCACATACTTAGAAGCAGCAGCAGCTGTAGAACGGATAGAAAGGAAAGATGAGCTGAAGCCGATTCGGCAGTCACCTCATGAACTACCAGTGCCTGTTGCTGACTGTCATCAACATCGAAAATGA